The genomic window CCTGGTACCCGGCGACTACCCGCGCCGGCACGCCGGCGGCACGCATCATAAACACATAACTGCTGGCGAAATGCTCACAGAACCCCTGCTGGCTTTCAAACAGGAACTCATCGACGGAATCCACCCCCAGTGCCGGTGGCTTGAGGGTGTAAGTGAAGTGACGGTTGAAGAACTCCAGCACTGCGGCAGAAATTGCCTCACTGTCCGAATGCTCCTGCGCCAGACTCTGGGCCCAGGATCTGGCCCTGGCGTTACCCTCCGAGGGCAACTGCAGGTTGCGCCGGCGCTCGAAGTCCCCCAGTTCCGGGGCCTGGGAGAGACTGCTTCGCGGCCAGGAGCGCACGTCGTAGGCGAAACGGCTATAGACGGGTACCGAACGCACCAGGCGGTCGTCGTGGGTTTCCCCTACCCCCTGGGTCTCCGAGTGCGGCCTCGCCAGGGCAAAGAGCCACTGATTGCGGGTGGCCTCCTGGATAACCCGATAACGGTAACGCGGCCCAACTTCGGGCAGCGGCTTCTCACTCTGTTTCCAGGAGACGGGCGCGCCCTCGCGTGGATCCACGCCAAATCCCTGGCTCCAGCGGCGGCCGTCAAAATGGGAATACACCAGGCCGCGCCAGTAGCGCTGCTCCGGCGGTGGCAGCGGTCCATCGAAGGCGACCCGCAGCGCCGGCTGATCGGACTTGGACAGCCGGGTGAAGTCTCCGGGTGTCATCGAATCGCTGATCCCGGTGCTGGCGCCGCCGCTGTTCTGCGGCACCGCCCACAGGGGCCCGAGCCTCGGCATCACCACGAACAGCAGCAACATCAGTGGCACCGACTGCGCCAGCAATCGCAGCGAAAGGCCGAACGCCCGCCGCGGGCGGGCACTGCGCCCACCCATCTGTGCTGCCAGCGCCGCAGTCACCACTGCCGCGGCGAGAACACCGTAGAGCGCATAGGGAATCGTCTGCTCGAATACAAACAGGGTCGCGGCAACAAAATATGCCAGCAGCAGGCTCAGGAAGGCATCCCGCCGACTGAGCAGCTCCAGGTTCTTCAGGGCAAAAGAAACCGCCAGCAGCGCCACCATGGGCTCTAGCGCAAACCAGCGCCGGTAAGACAGCGCCAGCCCGCCTACGGCCACGGCGACCGCCAGCAGTTTCACCAGCCGTCCGGGAAACTCCCGCCGCCCGCGGTAGACCTCGAATCGCCAGAACACCGCCAGAGCCCAACCGAGGACAATCCACAGTGGCAGGCGCGTAAAATGCGGCAGCAACACGGTGAACTGTGCGGCGAAGATCCACAGCAGGCTCTCCCGGGGCAGCAGGGCTTCAGGTCGACTCATTCAACCCCCTGCAGAGGAAATTCCGCCAGAGCTGCCAGCGCCCGCTGTCGCTGGGGCTCTCCCAGGGACGGCGCCAGGGTCGTTCCGGGCAGCCTCAAGCCGTAGGGAATCTGCGCCCGCTCGGCTTCGAGCACCCAGTGACAGAGGCCGCTGAGACGAGTCTCCACATCCCGGCCAGCCAGTAGGTCCCAGTCCAGCCAGAGCCGTGTGTCGGCGCCGCTATCGTATTCCTTGCTGTGCAGGTCGCGCCCGCCGGCGAACTGCTTCCAGGCCACGTGTCGAAGGGAGTGGCCGGGCTGATAGGGACGCAGCCCGGCAAAATCGTCACCGCCGCGACGGCGCTCGGGACTCTTGCCCTCACCCGCTGCCGCACCCAGCGGCAGCGGCCCCAGGTTTTTCGGAGCCGGGTACACCAGAAAGTCGATATCCAGATCTACATGGCTCCAACAGCGGAACAGCCCCAGGGGAAAGCGACTCTGTACCTTGAGCCTGGGAGCCCGCACCTTGCCGCGCCGGTTAACCGGCAGTGATACCTCGACCTCTGCCGATTCCGCATCGACCAAATCCAGTTGCGCACCCTCCTCTGGCGGCCAGGCGATTTCGATATGCTCGCGCAGGCGATGTTCATTGCGCCCCACCGCGATGCGGGCCCGGGCGTAATCGCCGGCGAAAGCCGGTGGCGCCGCCAGCAAGCGTATGGTCAGTCCGGAGAGATTGGCGAAGGTATGTACCGGCAGCACCGCGAACAGGCTGACCAGTAGAAAGGCGAGCGCAAACACCAGGTTATTTTCGTAGTTGGTGCCGAGCAGCCACAGCAGCAAGATGACCAGCAGGAAGCCCAGCCCGGCTCGCGAAGGCAGGATGAAGAGCTTGCGATGGCCTAGGGTGACGTTGCGCGCCGCCGGCGCCCGGCGCTCGAGCCAGCGGGCAGTCAGACCTTGCCAGCGCGCGCGCAGCCCCTGCAGCCCGGTTGCCGATTCACGGTGAGTGGCGCCCATTGCTATGCGGCGATCACATCAACCTGGTGCATCAAGCGCTCCACCAGCTGGCTACCGTCGCCACTCTCACTATGCAGGCGGTGGCCCGCTACCGAGGGCAGCACAGCCTGTATGTCCTCCGGCAGCAGATGGCCGCGGCCATCGATCAGAGCCCAGGCACGGGCCGCATGAAGCAGTGCCAGCGCGCCGCGGGGAGACAGGCCGACGCTGCAATCCGGGCTCTGGCGAGTAAAGGAGACCAGGCGCTCGAGATAATCCAGCACGCTGTCGGAGGCCTTCACCTGGCCAACCAGTGCCTGAAGACGCTTGAGGGCAGAGCCGTCAATGCGCGGCTTCAACTGCCGCAGTTCTGCGCGCGGATCCACTCCCTGAAACAGTGCCCGCTCGGCCTCACGGGTGGGATAGCCGAGACTGATCCGCATCAGGAAGCGGTCTAGCTGGGACTCGGGCAATGCGAAGGTGCCGGACTGGTGCAGCGGGTTTTGGGTGGCAATGACGAAGAAAGGATCCGGCAGCGTGCGGGTCTCACCGTCCACACTGACCTGGCGCTCTTCCATCGCCTCCAGCAGCGCGCTCTGGGTTTTGGGCGACGAGCGGTTGATCTCATCTGCCAGCAGCAGTTGACTGAACACCGGCCCTTCATGAAAACGAAAACTGCCGTTGTCGCGCTCGAAAATGGAGACGCCGAGAATATCCGCCGGCAGCATATCACTGGTGAACTGTACCCGGTTGTAGGAGAGCCCCAGCACCTGGGCCAGGGCGTGGGCCAGGGTGGTCTTGCCCATGCCCGGCAGATCCTCGATCAGCAGATGCCCACGAGAGAGCAGGCATGCCAGCGCCAGCTTCACCTGGCGCTCCTTGCCCAACAACACCCTGCCAATATCGGAGACGATGGCGGAAATAATCTTTTGCACGGCTAATCCATTACTGCTCAGTTTTTAGTAGTGGGAGTGGCGTCTCTCACAACGCTGCACCCCCTGCGGCACGTCCTGCTGACCAACTCGCAGTCGGCACACAGCCCCACCTTTAATCATAGGTGGCAGCCCCCGTCGCTCCGCGGGGTTCGCCGCCTATCGCTCGTTATTTAACCAGCCGGGTCAATCCCCGCGCCAGGTCCCGCTGCAGGTCCTCGACATCCTCGAGGCCCACAGACACACGAATCAGATTTTCGGTGATACCCGCCCGGTCCTTTTCCTCCTCACTGAGGCGTCCGTGGGTAGTAGTCGCCGGATGCACGATGGTGCTCTTGGCGTCGCCCAGGTTCGCAGTCACAGAGAAAATCCGGCAGGCGTCGATCACCTTCCAGGCCTCTTCACGGCCGCCGCGAACGGTAAAGCTGAGCACTCCGCCAAAAGCGGACTGCTGGCTCGCTGCCAGCAGGTGGCCGGCATGCTTTGGCAGGCCAGTGTAATTGACCTTCTCCACAGCGGGCTGCTCGTCCAGCCACCAGGCCAGAGCCAGCGCATTGCGCGAGTGCGCCTGCATGCGCAGGTTGAGGGTCTCCAGTCCCTTCAGAAACACCCAGGCGTTGAATGGACTCATACTCGGGCCGGCGGTGCGCAGGAAGATCACCAGCTCGTCCATCACCGCCTTCTTGCCGACCACCACACCGCCGACACAGCGCCCCTGCCCGTCCAGATACTTGGTCGCGGAGTGCACAACCATATCGGCGCCCAGGGTCAACGGTTGCTGCAGGGCCGGCGTGCAGAAACAGTTATCCACCACCAGCTGGGCGCCGGCGCTGTGCGCCAGATCGGCCAGCGCGCGGATATCGGCCACTTCGCACAGCGGGTTGGAGGGAGTCTCCATGAACAACAGCTTGGTGTCCCCGTCGAGGGCATCCCGCCAGGCTTGCATATCCGTGAGGTCGACGAAGGACACCCGCACGCCGAACTTTTCCATGTAGCGGGTAAACAACGCCGTGGTGGTACCAAAAACGCTGCGGGAACAGATCACCTTGTCGCCACTTTTCAGCAGAGCCATACAGAGACTCAGAATCGCCGCCATTCCGCTGGAAGTGGCCACGGCCGCCTCGCCCTGCTCCAGTGCCGCAATGCGCTGTTCGAAGTTGCGGACCGTGGGATTGGTGTAGCGCGAATAGACGTTGCCGGGACTCTCACCGGAAAAACGCGCGGCAGCTTCCGCGGCAGAGGGGAATACGTAACTGGAGGTCAGATAGATCGCCTCTGAGTGTTCCCCCTCTTCGGAGCGAACCTGTCCGGCGCGCACCGCCAGAGTTTCCAGAGAGTAACCGTCGTCTTCAAACATGCACACACCGTCCCGGGTTATTGTCTGCTACAGACTACTGCAAAGACGCCGATTGTAAACGATATTGCCGCCGCACCTCTTCCTTACGGGACAATCGAGCCAAAAACGAAAAAGCCCGCGGGATTAGCGCGGGCTTTTCAGCAGTCGACATCAAACCAGGTTACAGCGGGCTCTGATTGCCCTTACCGTTTTTCGCCTGGTCATTGCGCTCGGCATGCAGTCGCTCCAGGTACTGCTCGTCCACATCTCCGGTGACGTAGTCACCATTAAATACGGAACAGTCGAACTTCTCGATCGCACTGTTACCCTCGCCGGAGCTCTCGATCAGATCTTCGAGATCCTGGTAAATCAGCCAATCCGCACCGATAACCTCGCACACCTCTTCGGTGGTACGGCCGTGGGCGACCAGCTCTTCCGAGGACGGCATGTCGATGCCGTATACGTTCGGAAATTTCACTGCTGGCGCGGCGGAGGCGAAGTAGACCTTGTTGGCACCCGCCTCGCGGGCCATCTGGATGATCTGCTTGCAGGTGGTGCCCCGCACGATGGAATCATCCACCAGCAGCACGTTCTTGCCGCGGAATTCCAGTTCGATCGCGTTCAACTTCTGTCGCACGGATTTCTTGCGCTGCTTCTGCCCCGGCATGATGAAGGTACGGCCGATATAGCGGTTCTTCACCAGTCCCTCACGGAACTTGACCCCCAGGCGATGTGCCACCATCTGGCCGGCAGAGCGCGAGGAATCCGGAATCGGGATCACCACATCGATATCGTGGTCCGGGCGCTCGCGCAGAATCTTGTCGGCCAGGTGCTCGCCCTGACGCAGGCGCGCCTTGTGTACGGATACACCATCCATGATGGAGTCCGGACGGGCAAAGTAGACATGCTCAAAGATACAGGGGGTCAGGCTGGAATTCTCCGCACAATCCTGAGCGTGCACCGTCCCATCGAGCTCGATGTAAATGGCCTCACCCGGAGCCACATCACGCACAACCGTGTAGCCCTGCACATCGAGGGCAACAGACTCGGAGGCGACCATATACTCGGTGCCCTTGTCGGTCTCGCGCTTGCCGTATACGAGCGGGCGAATGCCATTGGGGTCGCGGAAGGCGACGATGCCGTAGCCGACGATCAGGGCGACGCAGGCATAACCACCGCGAACGCGATTGTGCACCGCGCGCATCGCAGTAAAGATATCTTCGGCCTTCGGCTGCAGCTTGCCCAGCTTGTGCAGCTCATGGGCAAAGACGTTGAGCAGCACTTCGGAATCGGAATCGGTGTTGATGTGGCGCAGGTCCTGCTGGAAGATCTCGTCGACCACCTCTTTCATGTTGGTGAGGTTGCCGTTGTGCGCCATGGCGATGCCATAGGGGGAATTGACGTAGAACGGCTGAGCCAGCGCCGGGCCGGAACTGCCGGCGGTGGGGTAACGCACGTGGCCAATGCCGAAGTTACCCTTCAGTCTCTCCATATGCCGCGCGCGGAACACGTCGCGGACGAGGCCGTTCGCCTTCTGCTGGTTCAGGCGGTCACGATCGCAGGTGACGATGCCGGCGGCGTCCTGTCCACGATGTTGCAACAGGGTAAGTGCATCGTAGAGTTGGAGATTGACGTCACTCTTACCGACGATACCGACAATACCACACATAGTTTCAGCCCTACTGGTCGAGCGGGGTACTCAGTACCCCGGGAAAAAATTCATTCAACAAACCGGCAGCTATCCCATCGCCACCAGAATCTTGCGGGTCCGGTGTCATGACCGGCTTTCTCCCCGCTTTCGCCCCGGCTCAGCCGGAAGCGCTCTCCACAAACAGATCCTTGATCGCCACTGCGAGATCCCGTGCGCGGTCCTCGAACTCGAGGAAATGCGGAATCAGCACCGATTGCTGCCACCAGCCATCCTCTTCCACCGGCACCAGCGCCGGCGCCAGGATCAGGAGAGCCATCACCACCACACCGCCGCGCAGCAGACCGAATACCATGCCCAGCACCCGATCCGTTCCGGACAGCCCGGTAGCCTCGACAAAAGCCGACAGGGTCATGTTGAGGCCGGCTCCGGCCAGCAGGGTGAAAATAAACAGGATGGCAAAAGCGGCGATGATCTGGAGAGATGGCGTGTCCACAAGGTTTGACAGCAGTGGCGCCAGCTCGTCACGAAACATGGTGGCAACGATAAAGGCAGCAACCCAGGTGAGCATGGACAGCACTTCGCGCACGAAGCCCCGGCTGAGGCCGATCAGGGTCGAGATGGCCACAATTGCCAGAATGGTCCAGTCAGCCCAGTTCATTCCACCTTACCTGCCGCTCGGCGGCTGCCGCGAAGAGCGCGCATTCTAACAGAGTAGCGGCCGCTGAACAGCGGTCTCTGCGGCGGTGGTGCGAACAGCTGGTCAGCGTTGCCGGACAGGAGGACCGAGGTGGCATTACTTGAGGCGCATCACCAGCGTCTGGGCCGCGAGCAGCTGATCCAGTTCCTGCTTGGTCGCCTCGGCATCCGCCCGGTCCACTTTGGGTCCGACATAAACCCGCACGAATGTGCCCTTGTCGGTGCTCGCGGAGCGGGTATATGCCTTGAAACCCTCGTCCATCAGGCGATCACGCAGGCGGTCGGCCCGTACCTGTTCCCGATAGGAAGCGACCTGAACCACCCAGGAGCGCGGCAACCCCCGTTCGTCCAGTACTGGCTCCCTTTTGACCGGTGCCGGCTTTGCGGCTTCAGTCTCTGTCTGCGCTGCAGCGGCAGACTGCGAGGCCTCCCGGGGTTCCGGCTTGGGCTCAACTGCCGTCGATTGCCCGGTCACGGCGACCGGCTGGAACACTGCTTCCGGCTCCGGTGCGGGCGCCACGTCCTGAGCGGGTTGCGGTTGGGCGATTTCGATCGGCTGGATATCCGGCGCCGGCGGGATCTTGCTGGTGATATCGATATAGCGCGCGCCCTCGCGATCGAACAGGCTGGGCAGGAAGATCACGGCAAGTGCAACCAATACCAGGGCACCGACGATGCGCTGTTTGAAGCCATCGTTCAGTCGCCCCGTGGAGCTCAGGTCATTGTTACGACTCGCCATCGCCGTGTTCTCTTACGCGCTGTAAAACTTCCGCAACGGTAAAGAAAGAACCGAAGACAAGCAACCTGTCTCCGTCATCCATGGCATCCACCAGCGGCGTCAGGGCCTCCCCCACTGCCGAGTCATGGCGGTCTACAACCTCCGCGGGCACGCCAACCTGCTGCAGGGCTTCCCACAGCATCTCGACACTGGCCGCCCGGTCATTACCGGGCAATTCCGCTGGATGCCAGTGCGCGACACGCCCGGCCAGCGGTCGGAACAAGCCCTGCAGGTCCTTGTCGCTCATCGCAGCGACGAGGGCAACGGTGCGACCGGACACGGGATGATCATCCAGCCAGCGCGCCAGGTAAGCCGCAGCGGCGGGATTGTGCCCCACGTCGAGCAACAGCTGGCGGCCCCGCCACGTCAGCTGCTGGCAGCGTCCGGGCAGCCGGATACTCTCAATGGCCGCTCGAATGGCTGACTCGCCACCAGCTGGCAGGCTACCCAGCAGTTTCAGTGCGGTGATGGCCGCCGCAATGCTCGGCCGAGGCAGGCTGACCGGGGGCAAGGCAAGCGCCAGGTCGCCAAATTGGTATCGATCCCCCTCGACGGTGAAATCGCGGCCGATAAAACAGGCCGGTGCCGCCAGTCCCGCGGCGGCCGAAGACACGGACAGCGGCGGCTCCGGATCCGCGCACACGAAAGGACTGCCAGCACGCAGGATGCCCGCCTTCTCGCGGCCGATCACCTCGCGGTCGCTGCCGAGCCAGGCCTCATGATCGATGGCGACGCTGGTGATCACAGCCACATCCGCATCCACCAGGTTGACCGCATCCAGGCGACCACCGAGCCCCACTTCCAGCAGTGCCACCTCGACACCGGCGCGCTGAAACAGCCACAGGGCGGCGAGGGTCGTGAATTCGAAATATGTCAGGCTGGTCGCGCCGCGCGCCGCATCAACCGCCTCAAAGGCTTTAACCAGCGCGCTGTCACTGACTTCCTGACCATCAATGCGGATACGCTCATTGAATTGCAGCAGGTGCGGGGAGCTGTAGGCACCCACCGTGTGATCGCCAGCCAGCAGCAATGCCTCCATCGTCGCCACACAGGATCCCTTGCCGTTGGTACCTGCCACGGTGACGACTCTGGGGGCCGGTTTCTGTACCCCGAGAGTTTCTGCCACCGAGGCCACGCGACTGAGGCCGAGTTCGATTTCGGTCGGGTGCAGGCGTTCGAGCCGCTCAAGCCAGGACTGCAAATCGCTCATAAATCACATTCCACAAATACTGCTTTGCGGGCAAAGCCTACCGGAGACGTCCCCGCTGTGGCCAGCGGTCAACCTGGGGGATATTGAAACGCAAAACGGGGCTCACTGAGCCCCGTTCATGCTTTCTTTCTATATCACTGATTCGCTCAGCGGACAGCGATCAGTCATTCATCAGTTTGCCGAGCAAGCGCGACAGCGTATCGCGCATATCAGCGCGCGGAATGATCATGTCGATGGCACCGTGGTCCAGCAGGAACTCACTGCGCTGGAAGCCCTTGGGCAGCTTCTGGCGGATGGTCTGCTCAATGATGTTCGGCCCGGCAAAACCGGCGCGGGCACCAGGTTCGGCTGCATTGATATCGCCCAGCAGGGCCAGAGAGGCAGAAACACCACCGTAGACCGGATCGGTCATCACCGAGATGTAGGGCACCCCGGCCATCTTCATTTTTTCCAGCACCGCTGACGTCTTCGCCATCTGCATCAGGGAGATCAGGGCCTCCTGCATCCGGGCGCCGCCAGTGGCAGAGAAACAGACCAGCGGAATCCGCTCTTCCAGCGCGCGCTGGGCTGCGCGAGTGAAGCGCTCGCCCACCACATAACCCATGGAACCACCGTGGAAAGCGAACTCAAACGCTACAGCCACCACGGGCTTGCCCTTGAGGGTGCCGCGCATGGCGATCAGCGCATCTTTCTCACCAGTGGCTTTCTGGGCCTGAGTGAGGCGATCCTTGTATTTCTTCACATCTTTGAACTTGAGGCGGTCAACCGGCACCACGTCGGTGGCCAGCTCCTCACGCCCCTCCTCATCGAGGAAGATATCGAGGCGGCGGCGGGCGCCGATGCGGATGTGGTGGTCGCATTTCGGGCAGACATCCAGATTGCGCTCAAGCTCCGGACGATAGAGCATCGCGTCACACTTGACGCACTTCTTCCAGACACCCTCCGGCACTTTGCTGGCGCCGGGACGGCGCTCGGTGCGAATGACTGCGGGAACAATTTTCTCTAACCAGCTCATCTCGTTACCCAATCCCGATTCTGTGTTGGCCAATTCCTGCCAACCGGCAGATGGCGCAAAAGGAGAGAATTAAAACACTATCTGAGACGATCCACTTGGCCAGTTCAGCCGCTATTTTTGGCTTTCTGGCCAAGCCTGACTTCATGGTCGCACTCTTGGGTGTCAGCGGTCCAGTTCACCCCGAATTTCGGCAACCAGTTCCGCCACACGGTCACGTGCCTGGGCACCGTCACCGACCTCACCGATCGCCGATACCAGCACACTGCCCACCACGGCGCCATCGCCATCGACGCTTACTGCGCGGGCGGAGGCCCCATCCTTGATTCCAAAGCCGACGCACAGCGGCAGGTCGGTATGGCGGCGAATCCGGGCCAGATTCTCCCGTACGGAGTCCAGGTCCAGGTTGCCCGCGCCGGTAACCCCCTTAAGGGAAACGTAGTAGATAAAACCGCTGGCCAGCTCGGTAATCGCGCGGATGCGCTCCTCACTGGTCGTGGGGGTCAGCAGGAAGATATTGCGCAGTTTGCGTTCTGCCAGCAGTCCACTAAGCAGCCCCGCCTCCTCCGCCGGCAGGTCCACAGTCAGTGCACCATCCACGCCCGCCTCGCAGGCGGCATCGGCAAACACCTCCGCCCCCATGCGTTCGATGGGGTTGGCATACCCCATCAGGATGACGGGCGTTTCCGCGTCCTCACGCCGGAATTCCGCCACCATCTCGAGACAGCGACGCAGGGAAGCCTTCTGGGCCAGAGCACGCTCATGTCCCTTCTGGATGACCGGCCCCTCCGCCATGGGGTCTGAAAAAGGCACCCCCAGCTCGATCAGGTCGGAGCCCGAAGCCACCAACTGGTGCATCAGCGGCACCGTATTCTCGATGCCACCGTCACCGGCAACGATATAAGTCACCAGCCCCTTGCGACCCTCGGTACGCAACTTGGCAAAACGGCGGTCAATGCGGTTCTCAGCTTGCTCGCTCAACGTCTGTCCCCCTCAGACCTCGATGCCGTCAATGGCGGCAACGGTAAAGATATCCTTGTCGCCGCGCCCGGACAGGTTCACGACTATGTTCTGTTCCGGCTGCATGGTGGCCGCCAGCTTCAGCGCATAGGCAACCGCGTGGCTGGACTCCAGGGCCGGCAGGATGCCCTCAGTGCGGGTCAGGGCCCGGAATGCATCCAGCGCCTCGGTATCATTGGCGGCCACGTACTGCACGCGACCGATATCCTTCAGCCAGGCGTGCTCGGGGCCGACGCCCGGATAGTCCAGACCGGCAGAGACGGAGTGGGTTTCGATGATCTGGCCATCCTCATCTTCCATCAGGTAAGTGCGGTTGCCGTGCAGCACACCCGGGATACCGGCACTGAGAGGCGCCGCGTGGCGACCTGTTTCCAGGCCATCACCGCCGGCCTCGACACCGTACATCTCCACGTCACTGTCATTCAGGAATGGGTGAAACAGGCCCATGGCATTGGAGCCGCCGCCGACACAGGCCACCAGGGCATCCGGCAGCTGGCCGAACTCTTCCAGGCTCTGCCGGCGCGCCTCGCGGCCAATCACCGAGTTGAAATCCCGCACCAGCTGCGGGTAGGGATGCGGCCCGGCAACGGTACCGATGATGTAGAAAGTGTCGTCCACATTGGTGACCCAGTCCCGCATGGCCTCATTCATGGCGTCCTTGAGGGTCTTGGAACCGGACTCCACCGGAATCACTTCCGCCCCCAGCAGCTTCATGCGGTAGACGTTGGGAGACTGGCGCTTCACGTCCTCGGCACCCATGTAGACAGCACACTCCAGCCCCAGGCGGGCAGCCACCGTGGCAGTGGCTACGCCATGCTGGCCTGCGCCGGTCTCGGCGATCACCCGACGCTTACCACTGTGCTTGGCCAGCAGCGCCTGCCCCACCGTGTTGTTCACCTTGTGGGCACCAGTGTGATTGAGGTCCTCGCGCTTCAACCAGATGCGCGCGCCACCCGCGCGCTCGGTCAGCCGCTCCGCCAGGTACAGCGGCGATGGCCGGCCCACATAGTGCGCCAGGTCGTAATCAAATGCGGCCTGAAACTCTGGATCGTCCTTCAGGCGGAAGTACATCTCCTGCAGGTGGTCCAGCGCGTCGATCAACGTCTCGGAAACGAAACGTCCACCGTAGGGACCGAAGTGCCCCCGGGCATCCGGAAATGCGGAATAATCCACCGGTTTGCGATCGCTCACTTCTCTACTCCTTCACACTTGCCCGCACCGACGTAGTCAGGCCCGC from Microbulbifer aggregans includes these protein-coding regions:
- the trpB gene encoding tryptophan synthase subunit beta — encoded protein: MSDRKPVDYSAFPDARGHFGPYGGRFVSETLIDALDHLQEMYFRLKDDPEFQAAFDYDLAHYVGRPSPLYLAERLTERAGGARIWLKREDLNHTGAHKVNNTVGQALLAKHSGKRRVIAETGAGQHGVATATVAARLGLECAVYMGAEDVKRQSPNVYRMKLLGAEVIPVESGSKTLKDAMNEAMRDWVTNVDDTFYIIGTVAGPHPYPQLVRDFNSVIGREARRQSLEEFGQLPDALVACVGGGSNAMGLFHPFLNDSDVEMYGVEAGGDGLETGRHAAPLSAGIPGVLHGNRTYLMEDEDGQIIETHSVSAGLDYPGVGPEHAWLKDIGRVQYVAANDTEALDAFRALTRTEGILPALESSHAVAYALKLAATMQPEQNIVVNLSGRGDKDIFTVAAIDGIEV
- the trpA gene encoding tryptophan synthase subunit alpha, which encodes MSEQAENRIDRRFAKLRTEGRKGLVTYIVAGDGGIENTVPLMHQLVASGSDLIELGVPFSDPMAEGPVIQKGHERALAQKASLRRCLEMVAEFRREDAETPVILMGYANPIERMGAEVFADAACEAGVDGALTVDLPAEEAGLLSGLLAERKLRNIFLLTPTTSEERIRAITELASGFIYYVSLKGVTGAGNLDLDSVRENLARIRRHTDLPLCVGFGIKDGASARAVSVDGDGAVVGSVLVSAIGEVGDGAQARDRVAELVAEIRGELDR
- the accD gene encoding acetyl-CoA carboxylase, carboxyltransferase subunit beta, whose amino-acid sequence is MSWLEKIVPAVIRTERRPGASKVPEGVWKKCVKCDAMLYRPELERNLDVCPKCDHHIRIGARRRLDIFLDEEGREELATDVVPVDRLKFKDVKKYKDRLTQAQKATGEKDALIAMRGTLKGKPVVAVAFEFAFHGGSMGYVVGERFTRAAQRALEERIPLVCFSATGGARMQEALISLMQMAKTSAVLEKMKMAGVPYISVMTDPVYGGVSASLALLGDINAAEPGARAGFAGPNIIEQTIRQKLPKGFQRSEFLLDHGAIDMIIPRADMRDTLSRLLGKLMND